Proteins encoded in a region of the Mesoflavibacter profundi genome:
- a CDS encoding T9SS type A sorting domain-containing protein, with amino-acid sequence MKKITFMIFAFLALFIWQANAQVTTSENFGTSGTDSAPTVLTINSGDITVNGAAPIDAVSLGTFTTHYNSATGSTAYCGSWYAFDLAVTGGVADGTSILGGCDAEFNGLDVTGFTTITITSEDIDAYNDLVFFDIDLDVTYTPSTPPNCDAVMTSPADASIDVPVTGDISWSAATGGASGYDITVGTTTGASDVYSASLGDVTTVNVGSLAPGTTFYVNIVPTNANGAASGCTEYSFTTINAPEVCPEVTAVTDPACGNYDSQISWLAIDGADGYTITAGTTPGANDIEDATDLGTSLSYTFTNQVAGANYYYTVNAYNTAGQTSGCAEGSFTTFSTSCYCESIPSSNDGTGIGSLQVGTTDFTSGGDVTYEDFTGTPVDLGQGLTANVQIVFQTGWTYDTNIWIDFNDDFVFDSSEQVFDGVSLADNPTTLDASFMMPATAALGQHRMRIGTADSGQATPNSCYNGAYGVTMDLDVNIIVVTCSSPVATTTVNDDCANNQFSVDVEITDLGDATSLTISNDGGVAATTGINATGTYTVGPFAQGTPVNLVLEHEQNAACNVNLGSFEDNCPPLTIATLNLTGDCGLANDSAVSELLAGELHWYELVYDATCTDFTIDTEGGAFDTEIGIYDASGNLIGNNDDGGTGTLSSLTLSGQPAGTYYVVVGSFNMTFGATGWNVTTTGTNTGDLYLNASTVPENDECAGAFPLTLGVEMSGDNTGATDSGVTSACDSGIISDVWYSFVGPASTEVSIECTAANFSVFSDCTTELVCNQQTVTGLVDGQTYYVRVTDDGTARMQAPGAFTLTVSEVALSTAQFDQELGFSYYPNPVNNNLTLKSQKEINNVSVFNMIGQEVYRNVPNTMTEVVDMTNLQAGAYFVKVTIGNSTNTIKVIKN; translated from the coding sequence ATGAAAAAAATTACTTTTATGATTTTTGCATTTCTAGCTTTGTTTATATGGCAAGCAAATGCTCAAGTAACGACATCAGAAAATTTTGGAACTAGTGGTACAGATTCTGCGCCAACAGTTTTAACAATTAACTCTGGTGATATTACTGTAAATGGAGCAGCTCCAATTGATGCTGTTTCTTTAGGTACTTTTACAACTCACTATAATTCTGCTACGGGAAGTACTGCGTATTGTGGCAGTTGGTATGCATTTGATTTAGCTGTTACTGGAGGAGTTGCAGATGGTACATCAATTTTAGGTGGTTGTGATGCTGAATTTAACGGTTTAGACGTTACAGGTTTTACTACTATAACAATAACAAGTGAGGATATTGACGCCTATAATGATTTAGTATTCTTTGATATAGATTTAGATGTTACTTATACACCGTCAACACCACCAAATTGCGATGCAGTTATGACATCTCCTGCAGATGCTTCAATTGATGTGCCTGTTACTGGTGATATTTCATGGTCTGCTGCAACTGGAGGCGCTTCAGGTTATGACATAACTGTAGGTACAACAACTGGGGCTTCTGACGTTTACTCTGCTTCTTTAGGCGACGTAACAACTGTAAATGTTGGTTCATTAGCACCTGGAACAACTTTTTATGTTAACATCGTACCAACTAATGCTAATGGAGCTGCATCAGGTTGTACAGAATATAGTTTTACTACTATTAACGCACCTGAAGTATGTCCAGAGGTAACAGCAGTAACTGATCCAGCTTGTGGTAACTATGATTCTCAAATCTCTTGGTTAGCTATTGATGGAGCAGATGGCTATACAATAACTGCAGGAACTACTCCAGGAGCTAATGATATTGAAGATGCAACAGATTTAGGAACATCTTTGTCTTATACTTTTACCAACCAAGTTGCAGGAGCCAATTACTACTATACAGTCAATGCATATAATACAGCAGGTCAAACATCTGGATGTGCTGAAGGGTCTTTTACTACATTTTCAACTTCTTGTTATTGTGAATCAATACCTTCAAGTAATGATGGTACTGGGATTGGAAGTTTACAAGTAGGAACTACAGACTTTACTAGTGGAGGTGATGTTACATACGAAGATTTTACAGGAACTCCAGTAGACTTAGGACAAGGTTTAACAGCTAATGTTCAAATAGTATTTCAAACAGGTTGGACATATGATACTAATATTTGGATAGATTTTAATGATGATTTTGTTTTTGATTCTTCTGAACAAGTATTTGATGGTGTTTCTCTTGCTGATAATCCAACAACATTAGATGCTTCATTTATGATGCCTGCTACAGCTGCTTTAGGTCAACACAGAATGAGAATTGGTACTGCAGATTCAGGACAAGCAACACCAAACTCATGTTATAATGGAGCGTATGGTGTAACTATGGATTTAGATGTAAATATAATTGTTGTTACTTGTTCTTCACCAGTTGCAACTACGACTGTAAACGACGATTGTGCTAACAATCAATTTAGTGTAGATGTTGAAATTACAGACTTAGGTGATGCAACTTCATTAACCATTTCAAATGATGGTGGAGTAGCAGCTACAACTGGAATTAACGCAACAGGTACATATACAGTAGGTCCTTTTGCTCAAGGTACTCCTGTTAATTTAGTATTAGAACACGAGCAAAATGCAGCTTGTAATGTTAATTTAGGATCTTTTGAAGATAATTGTCCTCCTCTAACTATAGCAACATTAAATTTAACAGGAGACTGTGGTCTTGCAAATGATTCTGCAGTAAGTGAATTACTTGCAGGTGAATTACATTGGTATGAGTTGGTTTATGATGCAACATGTACAGACTTTACAATTGATACAGAAGGTGGTGCGTTTGACACTGAAATAGGAATTTATGATGCTTCAGGAAACTTAATTGGTAATAATGACGATGGTGGAACAGGTACTTTAAGTTCTTTAACATTATCCGGTCAACCAGCAGGTACATATTATGTAGTTGTAGGTTCTTTTAATATGACATTTGGTGCAACAGGTTGGAATGTAACAACTACTGGTACAAACACAGGAGATTTATATTTAAATGCTAGTACTGTTCCAGAAAACGACGAATGTGCTGGTGCATTCCCATTAACATTAGGTGTAGAGATGTCTGGTGATAATACAGGCGCTACAGATTCTGGTGTAACATCTGCTTGTGATTCAGGAATTATTTCTGATGTTTGGTATTCATTTGTTGGACCAGCTTCAACAGAAGTAAGTATCGAATGTACAGCTGCTAATTTCTCTGTATTCTCAGACTGTACTACAGAATTAGTTTGTAACCAACAAACAGTAACTGGACTGGTAGATGGACAAACGTATTATGTAAGAGTAACAGACGACGGAACAGCAAGAATGCAAGCTCCAGGAGCATTTACATTAACTGTTTCAGAAGTTGCGCTTTCTACTGCACAATTTGATCAAGAATTAGGATTTAGCTATTATCCTAACCCAGTTAATAACAATTTAACTTTAAAGTCTCAGAAAGAGATAAATAATGTATCTGTATTTAATATGATAGGTCAAGAGGTTTACAGAAATGTACCTAATACAATGACAGAAGTTGTAGATATGACTAATTTACAAGCTGGTGCATATTTTGTTAAAGTTACTATTGGTAATTCTACAAATACAATTAAAGTAATTAAAAATTAA
- a CDS encoding glycosyltransferase, translating to MKLNFSFIVPVYNRPNEIDELLHSLSNLIGDIPFEVVIIEDGSTITSKAVVEKYNTTLNISYYFKANSGPGDSRNFGMRKAKGNYFIILDSDCILPKQYLKKVLKSLTENFVDCFGGPDAAHKDFTTLQKAIDFSMTSFITTGGIRGSKHAVNRFQPRSFNMGLSKAAFEASKGFGNIHPGEDPDLTIRLWQLGYQTKLIEDAFVYHKRRISWTKFYIQVYKFGSVRPILNSWHPSTKKVTYWFPSLFIIGLLFSFILYILGYKIFLMCYVGYFILAFLLACYKTKNLIVAIQSLIAIIIQFSGYGYGFLKSNIKLLFSKKQPEQLFPKLFFK from the coding sequence ATGAAGTTAAACTTTTCATTTATTGTACCTGTTTATAATAGACCTAATGAGATTGATGAACTATTGCATAGCTTATCAAATTTAATAGGTGATATTCCTTTTGAGGTTGTAATAATAGAAGATGGATCTACCATTACTTCTAAAGCTGTTGTAGAAAAGTATAACACTACTTTAAATATTTCCTATTATTTTAAAGCCAATTCTGGTCCAGGAGATTCTAGAAATTTTGGGATGAGAAAGGCAAAAGGAAATTATTTTATCATTTTAGATAGTGATTGTATTTTGCCAAAACAATATTTAAAAAAGGTCTTAAAAAGCTTAACCGAGAATTTTGTTGATTGTTTTGGTGGTCCTGATGCAGCGCATAAAGATTTTACAACATTACAAAAGGCAATAGATTTTAGTATGACTTCTTTTATTACTACTGGCGGAATACGAGGAAGTAAGCATGCTGTAAATCGTTTTCAGCCTAGAAGTTTTAATATGGGTTTATCTAAAGCTGCTTTTGAAGCTTCAAAAGGTTTTGGCAATATTCATCCTGGTGAAGATCCAGATCTAACAATTAGATTATGGCAATTAGGTTACCAAACCAAATTAATTGAAGATGCATTTGTGTATCATAAAAGACGTATATCTTGGACAAAATTTTACATCCAGGTGTATAAATTTGGATCGGTTAGACCAATTTTAAATTCGTGGCATCCTTCAACTAAAAAGGTAACTTATTGGTTTCCTTCGTTATTTATTATTGGACTTTTATTTAGTTTTATATTATATATTCTAGGGTATAAAATATTTTTAATGTGTTATGTTGGGTATTTTATTCTAGCTTTTTTACTAGCATGCTATAAGACTAAAAATTTAATTGTTGCTATACAAAGCTTAATAGCTATAATAATTCAATTTTCTGGTTACGGTTATGGTTTTTTAAAATCTAATATTAAATTACTTTTTAGTAAAAAGCAGCCTGAGCAATTGTTTCCTAAATTATTTTTTAAGTAA
- a CDS encoding response regulator transcription factor: MEEQQKRILLVEDDPNFGTVLKDYLTMNDYEVTHAKNGMEGFEKFKRGDFDLCILDVMMPYKDGFTLAKEIREKNEDIPIVFLTAKAMKEDVLKGYKVGADDYLNKPFDSEVLLMKIKAIMQRKATDSLADSKQFEFKIGDFDLNSKLRFLTYKDQEPIKLSPKENELLRLLALHENDLMPRELALTKIWRDDNYFTSRSMDVYIAKLRKYLKVDPNVEILNIHGEGFRLVINQG; encoded by the coding sequence ATGGAAGAACAACAAAAACGAATTTTATTAGTAGAAGACGATCCAAACTTTGGAACAGTCTTAAAAGATTATTTAACCATGAATGATTACGAAGTAACACATGCCAAAAACGGTATGGAAGGCTTCGAAAAATTTAAAAGAGGTGATTTTGATTTATGTATTTTAGACGTCATGATGCCTTATAAAGATGGTTTTACTTTAGCTAAAGAAATTAGAGAAAAAAACGAAGATATTCCTATTGTTTTCTTAACAGCAAAAGCAATGAAAGAAGACGTTTTAAAAGGTTATAAAGTAGGAGCAGACGATTATTTAAACAAGCCTTTTGATAGCGAAGTTCTTTTAATGAAAATTAAAGCTATCATGCAACGTAAAGCAACAGACTCTTTAGCAGATAGCAAACAATTTGAATTTAAAATTGGTGATTTTGATTTAAATTCTAAACTAAGATTTTTAACTTATAAAGATCAAGAACCAATTAAATTATCGCCTAAAGAAAACGAATTATTACGTTTACTTGCTTTACATGAAAACGATTTAATGCCTCGTGAATTAGCATTAACAAAAATATGGAGAGACGATAACTACTTTACGTCAAGAAGTATGGATGTTTATATTGCTAAATTAAGAAAGTACTTAAAAGTAGATCCTAACGTAGAAATTTTAAACATTCACGGTGAAGGATTTAGATTAGTAATAAATCAAGGATAA
- a CDS encoding sensor histidine kinase encodes MSLSLIGIILVQAYYINNSLRNTEEQFNFNVRKALSFVSKTIEKQEKEQHIFWLSKAIQESGTKADTTAILNFYVEQKNNDTNETLIYRNGILEENFKLSSALFDIGLDSINVKRILSEKETKVIEDGSVDGGTSLTALLSQIATQEFADIFSESSYNEFAYRRPIHKRVSVEEIDRLLSLKLLEDEIDIDYEFAIYSNGLATKVKTENFELKKGATFSAPFFSNKKDKSNYRLLVNFPDRKEFILSSILTMLILSIVFTSIIILAYSSAIYQLIKQRQISEIKTDFINNMTHEFKTPIATINLALDSIRNPKIIEDKEKVLRYLGMIREENKRMHAQVENVLRISKLEKNELNISKERLDLHSLVEEAITHVELIVEDRGGEITANLNAEKTSVLANDSHFTNVLVNILDNAIKYSPEAPKIIVTTEVVGNNILVHVKDHGSGMSKTAQKRVFEKFYREHTGNIHNVKGHGLGLAYVKRIIEDHQGHISVESEKDKGSTFTIKLPLIS; translated from the coding sequence ATGAGCCTTTCTTTGATAGGAATTATCTTAGTACAAGCCTATTATATTAACAATTCTCTTCGCAATACAGAAGAGCAATTTAACTTTAACGTTAGAAAAGCCTTAAGTTTTGTATCAAAAACAATAGAAAAGCAAGAAAAAGAACAACACATTTTCTGGCTATCTAAAGCGATACAAGAAAGCGGAACAAAAGCAGACACAACTGCAATTTTAAACTTTTATGTAGAGCAAAAAAACAACGATACAAACGAAACATTAATATATCGTAACGGTATACTAGAAGAAAACTTTAAGTTATCTTCTGCGCTCTTTGACATAGGTTTAGATAGTATAAACGTAAAAAGAATTTTAAGCGAAAAAGAAACTAAAGTCATAGAAGATGGATCTGTAGATGGTGGCACAAGCCTTACAGCATTATTATCGCAAATCGCAACACAAGAATTTGCAGATATATTCTCAGAATCTTCTTATAACGAGTTTGCTTACCGTAGACCAATACATAAACGAGTATCTGTAGAAGAAATAGATAGACTATTAAGTTTAAAACTATTAGAAGACGAAATAGATATAGACTACGAATTTGCAATTTACAGTAACGGATTAGCAACAAAAGTTAAAACTGAAAATTTTGAACTAAAAAAAGGAGCAACCTTTAGTGCACCATTTTTTAGTAACAAAAAAGACAAAAGTAACTACAGACTATTAGTTAATTTTCCAGATAGAAAAGAATTTATTTTATCTTCTATATTAACAATGCTAATACTTTCAATAGTATTTACATCTATCATCATATTAGCATATTCTAGTGCTATTTATCAATTAATTAAGCAACGTCAAATTTCAGAAATCAAAACAGATTTCATAAATAATATGACGCATGAATTTAAAACACCAATAGCAACAATTAATTTAGCATTAGACTCTATAAGAAACCCTAAAATTATTGAAGACAAAGAAAAAGTGCTACGATATTTAGGCATGATAAGAGAAGAAAATAAAAGAATGCATGCTCAAGTAGAAAACGTTTTAAGAATATCTAAACTAGAAAAAAACGAACTAAATATAAGTAAAGAACGATTAGATTTACACAGCTTAGTAGAAGAAGCAATAACACATGTAGAGCTAATTGTAGAAGATCGTGGTGGAGAAATAACAGCCAATCTAAATGCAGAAAAAACATCTGTTTTAGCAAACGACTCTCACTTTACAAACGTATTAGTGAATATTTTGGATAATGCTATAAAGTATTCTCCAGAAGCACCAAAAATTATAGTTACTACAGAAGTAGTAGGAAACAATATATTAGTGCATGTTAAAGATCACGGAAGTGGTATGAGTAAAACAGCACAAAAACGTGTGTTCGAAAAATTTTACAGAGAACATACAGGAAATATACATAATGTAAAAGGTCATGGGTTAGGATTAGCCTATGTAAAAAGAATAATAGAAGACCATCAAGGTCACATATCAGTAGAAAGCGAAAAAGACAAAGGAAGTACTTTTACCATAAAGCTTCCGTTAATATCATAA
- a CDS encoding YbbR-like domain-containing protein has protein sequence MKSLKAKILSLFRSKKLNVFFVFFMIALSILVLTKLSQTYQGTLVFNVKPTDVKETQVILNDSANQLIITLETHGFNWLNYAFNKPEVKVNLQNDVLQKDSTLIWTERKGFSSISKQFGKDTKVLSINPDTLVFNFDVNQVKKVPIKSNFKIAFKEGYNTLDLITVKPESINIIGPATLLQKIDFITTESKTYEEVKTNINKPIQLILDNISKEIKVSQTQVNFKLEVSKFTEGIITLPVTITNVPEHLSINYFPKQVNVKYSTTIENFNTISKTDFVVQCDYKKVKNNSFLIPELIQQPKNVKNARVEEQQIEFIITQK, from the coding sequence ATGAAATCTTTAAAAGCCAAAATCTTGTCATTATTTAGAAGTAAAAAACTTAATGTGTTTTTTGTCTTTTTTATGATTGCTCTAAGTATATTGGTGTTAACTAAATTATCTCAGACTTATCAAGGTACTTTAGTATTTAATGTCAAGCCAACAGATGTAAAAGAAACACAAGTCATTCTAAACGATTCTGCCAACCAATTAATTATTACTTTAGAAACACATGGGTTTAATTGGTTAAATTATGCTTTTAATAAACCTGAAGTAAAAGTTAATCTTCAAAATGATGTCTTACAAAAAGATTCAACTTTAATATGGACAGAACGTAAAGGATTTTCTAGCATAAGTAAACAATTTGGTAAAGACACTAAAGTATTAAGTATAAACCCAGACACTTTAGTCTTTAATTTTGATGTAAATCAAGTTAAAAAAGTACCAATAAAAAGTAATTTTAAAATAGCTTTTAAAGAAGGATATAACACTTTAGATCTAATTACTGTAAAGCCAGAATCTATAAATATAATTGGTCCTGCAACACTTCTGCAAAAAATAGATTTTATCACAACCGAATCTAAAACTTACGAAGAAGTAAAAACTAATATTAATAAACCTATACAGTTAATTTTAGATAATATAAGTAAAGAGATTAAAGTATCGCAAACCCAAGTCAACTTCAAATTGGAAGTTTCTAAATTTACAGAAGGAATAATTACTTTACCTGTCACAATTACTAATGTGCCAGAACATTTATCAATCAATTATTTTCCTAAGCAAGTCAATGTAAAATACTCTACAACTATAGAAAATTTTAATACTATTAGTAAAACCGATTTTGTTGTACAATGTGATTATAAAAAAGTAAAAAACAACTCTTTTTTAATTCCCGAATTAATCCAACAACCTAAAAACGTTAAAAATGCTAGAGTAGAAGAGCAGCAAATCGAATTTATCATAACTCAAAAATGA
- the coaE gene encoding dephospho-CoA kinase (Dephospho-CoA kinase (CoaE) performs the final step in coenzyme A biosynthesis.) — MTKLVGLTGGIGSGKTTVAKYFEELGVPVYIADSEAKALMNRSKVIRRKLIALFGNEAYLENTLNRLFIAQQIFNDKKLLNAMNAIVHPKVASHFKRWVNKQDSPYVISEAAILFENGSYKKYDFIITVTAPENIRLQRVIKRDNSNKQKVEAIMANQWSDQEKIKRSDFVIENIDLEQTKIQVRKIHKKILKLTSKH, encoded by the coding sequence ATGACAAAATTAGTAGGATTAACTGGCGGTATAGGAAGCGGTAAAACAACTGTAGCTAAATATTTTGAAGAACTTGGCGTACCAGTCTACATTGCAGATTCAGAAGCTAAAGCGCTTATGAATCGATCAAAAGTTATTCGAAGAAAACTAATAGCTTTATTTGGTAATGAAGCCTATTTAGAAAACACGTTAAATAGACTATTTATAGCTCAGCAAATTTTTAATGATAAAAAATTGCTTAACGCTATGAATGCTATTGTACATCCAAAAGTAGCAAGTCATTTTAAGCGTTGGGTAAACAAACAAGATTCACCTTACGTAATTAGTGAAGCAGCAATTCTTTTTGAAAACGGAAGCTATAAAAAATACGATTTCATAATAACTGTTACAGCTCCAGAAAATATAAGATTGCAACGTGTGATAAAACGTGATAATAGTAATAAACAAAAGGTAGAAGCTATAATGGCAAACCAATGGTCTGATCAAGAAAAAATCAAACGATCGGATTTTGTAATAGAGAATATAGATTTAGAGCAAACAAAAATTCAAGTAAGAAAAATCCACAAAAAAATATTAAAATTGACCTCTAAGCATTAA
- a CDS encoding GNAT family N-acetyltransferase produces MSTKTFETNRLILRATTVNDASFIVELLNTPKWLKYIGDRNVHTIEDAVRYIKDKFNPHLKQYGYSTYSVIKKDDHTIIGTCGLYNREDIEGVDIGFAFLPEYEGKGYAFEAANRLKQAAFEDFNLTFIKAITLPNNTSSQKLLERLGFTFKSLINIPNDEETLMLYELKA; encoded by the coding sequence ATGAGTACTAAAACATTTGAGACAAACCGATTAATTTTACGTGCAACAACAGTTAATGATGCTAGTTTTATAGTCGAATTATTAAATACGCCAAAGTGGTTAAAATATATTGGAGATAGAAATGTACACACCATTGAAGATGCCGTACGATACATTAAAGATAAATTTAATCCACACTTAAAACAATACGGTTACTCGACCTATAGTGTAATTAAAAAAGACGATCATACCATAATTGGTACTTGTGGACTATATAACAGAGAAGATATTGAAGGTGTAGATATTGGATTTGCGTTTTTACCAGAATATGAAGGAAAAGGATATGCTTTTGAAGCAGCAAATAGATTAAAACAAGCTGCTTTTGAAGATTTTAATCTTACTTTTATTAAAGCTATAACTTTGCCTAACAACACATCTTCTCAAAAATTATTAGAGCGTTTAGGATTTACCTTTAAGTCTTTAATTAACATACCAAATGACGAAGAAACCCTTATGCTTTATGAATTAAAAGCATAA